DNA from Bacteroides zoogleoformans:
GGCACAATGTACGGTGCGGAAGGCGAGGGCTTTATGCGTTGGAACATAGCTTGTCCACGTACCGTCCTGAAAGAAGGCTTGAAACGCTTTGCCTCTCTGATAAATGCCGGAGTTTAGAGGATAAGATAAGTTCTGAGTGTTTGTGAGGTGGTACAAAAAGTTTCACCCCTCTTCATCTGTATGAAACATATCTTTCCAATACAATTGAAACCACTTCCCAATACGAGTGTTCCTGCTTCAGTTGTATTGGGAAGCGGCTTCACTCGTATAAGGAAGTGAATGGCTGTTGCCGTTTGTCTATTCTATGTCTGAGCAGAGGTATGAGAAGATTTATTTCAATACTCCCAGCTCCTTGCCCACCTTAATGAATGCGGCGATACATTTATCAAGATGGTCTTTCTCGTGCCCGGCTGAAATCTGTACGCGGATGCGTGCTTGCTCTTTGGGTACAACGGGATAGTAAAAGCCGGTTACGTAAATGCCTTCTTCCTGCATGCGTGCCGCATAAACCTGTGACAGCTTGGCATCGTATAGCATCACGGCGCAAATGGCGCTTTGCGTAGGTTTGATGTCGAACCCGGCAGCAGTCATCTTATCGCGGAAATAGTTTACGTTCTTCACCAGCTTGTCATGCAGGGCGTTGCTCTCTTTCAGCATCTTGAATACTTCAAGGCTGGCGCCGATGATGCCCGGTGCCAACGAATTGGAAAACAGATACGGACGGCTGCGCTGGCGCAATAAGTCGATGATTTCTTTGCGCCCGGTGGTGAAACCGCCCAAAGCGCCGCCAAAAGCTTTACCCAACGTCCCGGTATAAATGTCTACGCGCCCGTACGTATCGTATTGTTCGCTTACACCGTGTCCCGTAGGTCCTACTACCCCGGCAGAATGCGACTCGTCTACCATGACCAGCGCATCGTATTTTTCGGCAAGGCCGCATATCTTGTCTATGGGCGCCACGTTTCCGTCCATGGAGAATACACCATCGGTGACGATGATGCGGAAGCGTTGAGCTTGGGCTTCTTGCAGGCATTTCTCAAGTTCCGTCATGTCGGCGTTGGCATAGCGGTAGCGTTTCGCTTTGCAAAGGCGTACGCCATCAATGATAGAGGCGTGGTTCAGCGAATCGGAGATGATGGCATCTTCTTCACTGAAAAGGGGTTCGAACACACCGCCATTGGCATCGAAGCAGGCGGCATATAGAATGGTATCCTCCGTCCGGAAGTAATCGGAGATGGCAGCTTCCAATTCCTTGTGAATGTCTTGTGTCCCGCAAATGAAGCGTACGGACGACATGCCGTATCCGCGTTGCTCCATCATTCTTCGGGAAGCGGCAATCAGACGCGGATGGTTGGATAACCCCAGATAATTGTTGGCGCAGAAGTTCAGAACCTCTTTGCCTTTCACTGTGATGGCTGCTTGTTGTGCACTCTCAATCAGTCGCTCCTCTTTATAGAGACCGGCCTCTCTGATTTCAGCAATTGTTTTGCCGAGATAATCTTTCATTTTACCATACATGGCATTTTGTTTTTTTAGGGTAATACGTCAATGTTACATTTCTCGCAAAGGACATCATTTTTCTTGGAATAAACAATAGCATAATGATAGAAAAATGAAAAAAAAGTATGTATATTTGCGGCTCTATAATTAACTAATACCTTATTTATAAGTCGTATGAAAAATATTTTGG
Protein-coding regions in this window:
- the kbl gene encoding glycine C-acetyltransferase, with the protein product MYGKMKDYLGKTIAEIREAGLYKEERLIESAQQAAITVKGKEVLNFCANNYLGLSNHPRLIAASRRMMEQRGYGMSSVRFICGTQDIHKELEAAISDYFRTEDTILYAACFDANGGVFEPLFSEEDAIISDSLNHASIIDGVRLCKAKRYRYANADMTELEKCLQEAQAQRFRIIVTDGVFSMDGNVAPIDKICGLAEKYDALVMVDESHSAGVVGPTGHGVSEQYDTYGRVDIYTGTLGKAFGGALGGFTTGRKEIIDLLRQRSRPYLFSNSLAPGIIGASLEVFKMLKESNALHDKLVKNVNYFRDKMTAAGFDIKPTQSAICAVMLYDAKLSQVYAARMQEEGIYVTGFYYPVVPKEQARIRVQISAGHEKDHLDKCIAAFIKVGKELGVLK